The region CGGAAAACTGGCTCATGCGGTCCAGCACTTCATGCACAGCCGGAACGACGTTTTCGCCATCGACAGTAATCGTGGCATCTTTCGGTGCACGCAAAGCGGTGTGCAGCACGGCGCGATCTTCAGTGATGTTGATCTTCTCGCCGCTGAACATCGCATCGATTCGCCCGCGAAGGTCGGACTCTTCAGCAAGTTCCAAAAGCAGCTTCAGCGTCTGATCGTTGACGCGGTTCTTCGAGTAGTCAAAGAACAGATCGCCCCCTTCGGCAGTCAGCATCTCGCCACGGCTGGGATCTTCGGCAAAGAGGTCGCGGAGGTGCGTGCTTTGAATGGTCGAGAAATGATCTGCCAGACTTTTCCAAGCCTTCATTTGCGTCAGGGGAGTCTTCGTCGCGGTCATGCAAAATTCCTTGGGGGCTAAGCCTTGGCGTTTATCCTAGTTGGCAGGGCGAGTTGACCGATTGGTAGGCCAGCATCAACTTGCTGAAATTCGTGTCTCTCACCATCAACTACCAGGATAACCTTTGTACGGCACCATGCCAGTAGCGGTGGAGTGGTGGGGGGAGGCTGCCTAAGAGATTTTTTCGCCCGGCGATGCTTATCTTGCCTAAGCCCACATGAAGTTTCGAAGTGGGGAGGAGGATCTTCGAATGGCGAATGGAACGCCTTAAAAATTCGCGAAGGGGCAAAACCGAGCGAAGAATGCGCATTGTAAGGAAGTCTGCGCACACTTTGCAAGAAGTATTGCCAAGATGTACGCGAAACAGGATCGTTTTGAGTCAACGTTTGTCCCGAATGTCCGTTGCCTGTGGGCAAAAATAAGGGGGCGTTTTTACACCCCTTTGTTTTTTAACAATCGGTAAGACAAATGGACATACCTTTGCGATAATGCATGACGAGTGTATCCCGGCGGCAAAGCATTACGAAGCCAGTCGCCCTGTCGCGTGCGTTAGGCCTTTAAGACGCAAGAAGTTAGGGCTATCGAGCATTTCGGCCGTGCAGCGCCAGTTCCAATTGTCGTCTGCTTCGCCAGGAACATTCATCCGAGCCTCGCCACCCAAATTCAGCACATCCTGCAGCGGAGCAATCGCCAGGGCAGCCTTACTCCCCCAGGCAACATCCAGCAGCCGCCACGCAACTTCTTCTGGTGGAAGGGGTTCGGAGTTGAGCATTTTCCAAACGGTCTCGCGAGCCGACTCGGTCAGCTCTTCGTACCACTGACGCGTCGTGGCGTTATCGTGCGTGCCGGTGTAAACGGCCGCGTTTTCGACATAGTTTTCCGGCAGGTACGTGTTGTTCGGATCGCCATCGAACGCGAATTGAAGCACCAACGTGCCAGGCAATTCAAACTGATCCCGCAGCTGATAGACGTCCTCGGTGATCGTGCCTAGGTCTTCCACGATATAAGGTAACGACCCGAGCTTGTTTTGGACCGCCTCGAACAGTTCGGCACCGGGGCCATCGACCCATTTGCCATCCACGGCGGTCTCGGCATCCGCAGGCACATTCCACGCGGCAGCAAATCCGCGGAAGTGGTCCAGCCGGATCGAGTCGACGTAGGTCAACAATGAATGGAGGCGATCGATAAACCAGCGAAAACCGCTACGTCGATGGGCTTCCCAGTTATAAACCGGATTGCCCCACAATTGGCCGTCGGCACTGAAGTAGTCCGGCGGAACCCCGGCGACGAACTGGGGCCGCTTGTTTTCGTCGAGCATAAATAGCTCGGGATTCGCCCAGGTATCGCTAGACTCGGCCGATACGTAAATCGGGACATCCCCGATCAAGCGAACGCCCTGCGATTTTGCATGCTGCTGAACGCGCGAAGCATGGTCGGCGACGACATATTGATAGAACCGGAACTTGTCGAACAGTTCGGCAACATCCTGACGTGCTTCGGCCAGGGCTGTGGGGTCGCGATCGACCAATGGCTGCGGCCAGGTAAGAAAGTCGGCGTCGTCGAACTTGATTTTTAAAGCACGAAACAACGCATAGTCGTCCAGCCAGTGTACGTTGACTTCGCAGAACGACTGGAAATTCGCCTTCTGAGTTTCACTGGTGTTCTGCTGAAAGCGGTTCCAAGCTTTATCAAGCAGAGCAAACTTAAACGGCGTGACTACCTCGAAGTCGACTTTGACCAACTCGATC is a window of Bremerella sp. TYQ1 DNA encoding:
- the malQ gene encoding 4-alpha-glucanotransferase; this translates as MSEDQALGAIPPFPAGYRGSGLLLHVTSLPSRFGIGDFGPESIRWIDLLHESGQSWWQVLPLGPTGRGGSPYLPLSSFALNEILVSPQWLLEDNLIEPADCEASIELVKVDFEVVTPFKFALLDKAWNRFQQNTSETQKANFQSFCEVNVHWLDDYALFRALKIKFDDADFLTWPQPLVDRDPTALAEARQDVAELFDKFRFYQYVVADHASRVQQHAKSQGVRLIGDVPIYVSAESSDTWANPELFMLDENKRPQFVAGVPPDYFSADGQLWGNPVYNWEAHRRSGFRWFIDRLHSLLTYVDSIRLDHFRGFAAAWNVPADAETAVDGKWVDGPGAELFEAVQNKLGSLPYIVEDLGTITEDVYQLRDQFELPGTLVLQFAFDGDPNNTYLPENYVENAAVYTGTHDNATTRQWYEELTESARETVWKMLNSEPLPPEEVAWRLLDVAWGSKAALAIAPLQDVLNLGGEARMNVPGEADDNWNWRCTAEMLDSPNFLRLKGLTHATGRLAS